CACATCCGGCTCTTCTTCACGACGCTTTTGAACGGAGCAGCACCTCATGCTGAAAATTGTCCGGCTCGCGCTCACGCGGCCCTATACGTTCGTCGTACTGGCGCTGCTGATCCTGATCGCGGGCCCGCTTGCTGCGGTCCGAACGCCCATCGACATCTTCCCGGACATCCGCATTCCGGTGATCAGCGTCGTGTGGAACTACGCCGGCCTGCAGCCGGACGACATGTCCGGACGCGTGATCACCTACTACGAGCGCACGCTCGGCACGACGGTCAACGACGTCCAGCACATCGAATCGCAATCGTTCCGCGGCTACGGCATCGTGAAGATCTTCTTCCAGCCGACCGTCGATATCCGCACGGCGACCGCGCAAGTCACGTCGATCTCGCAGACCGTGCTCAAGCAGATGCCGCCCGGCACCACGCCGCCGCAGATCCTCAACTACAACGCGTCGACCGTGCCCGTGCTGCAGATCGCGCTGACCAGCAACACGCTCGACGAACAGAAGCTCGGGGATTACGCGGTCAACTTCATTCGGCCGCAGTTGCTGTCGGTGCCCGGCGTCGCGATTCCGACGCCGTACGGCGGCAAGACACGTGAGGTGCAGATCGACCTCGACCCGCAGGCGCTGCAGTCGAAAGGGCTGTCGGCGCAGGACGTCGCGCACGCGCTCGCGCAGCAGAACCAGATCATCCCGGCCGGCACGCAGAAGATCGGCCGCTTCGAATACAACATCAAGCTCAACAACAGCCCGCTCTCGCTCGACGCGTTGAACGACCTGCCGATCAAGTCGGTCGGCGGCACGACGATTTATATCCGTGACGTCGCCCATGTGCGCGACGGCTACCCGCCGCAGGGCAACATCGTGCGCGTGGACGGCCACCGCGCGGTGCTGATGAGTATCCTGAAGAACGGCTCGGCATCGACGCTCGACATCATCGCCGGCGTGAAGGCGAAGCTGCCGCTGGTCGAACAGACGCTGCCGCCGGGCCTGAAGCTCGTCACGATGGGCGACCAGTCGACCTTCGTGAACGGCGCCGTCAGCGGCGTGGCACGCGAAGGCATCATCGCCGCCGCGCTGACCTCGCTGATGATCCTGCTGTTCCTCGGCTCGTGGCGCTCGACGCTGATCATCGCCGCGTCGATCCCGCTGGCCGTGCTCTCGGCGATCGCGCTGCTCGCGGCCACCGGCGAAACGCTCAACGTGATGACGCTCGGCGGCCTCGCGCTCGCGGTCGGGATTCTGGTCGACGATGCGACGGTGACGATCGAGAACGTGAACTGGCACCTCGAACAGGGCAAGGACACACGCACCGCGATCGTCGACGGCGCGAAACAGATCGTGATGCCGGCGCTCGTCTCGCTGCTGTGCATCTGCATCGTGTTCGTGCCGATGCTGATGCTCGACGGCATCTCGCGCTTTCTGTTCGTGCCGATGGCCAAGGCAGTGATCTTCTCGATGGTGTCGTCGTTCGTGCTGTCGCGCACCTTCGTGCCGATGCTCGCGCAATACCTGCTCAAGCCGCACGCATCGGCCGGTCATGCGTCGGGCGAACTGGCCGCGGTGATGGACCCGCACGCGGGCCATGCCGGCGCGCATGACGTCCCGCCGTCGCGCAATCCGCTGGTGCGCTTCCAGCGTGCATTCGAGCGCCGCTTCGAGTCCGTGCGCGCGTCGTACCGAATCCTGCTGGGCCTCGCGCTCACGCGCCGCAAGCCGTTCGTCGTCGCCTTCCTCTGCATCGTGGCCGCGTCCTTCCTGCTCGCACCGTCGCTCGGTCGCAACTTCTTCCCGACCATCGATTCCGGCGAGATCGCGCTGCACGTGCGTGCGCCGGTCGGCACGCGGGTCGAGGAAACCGCCGCCGAGCTCGACCGCATCGAAAACACGATTCGCGGCGTGATTCCGCCTACGCAGTTGCGCGAAGTGATAGACAACATCGGTTTGCCGAACAGCGGGATCAACCTGACCTACAACAACAGCGGCACGCTCGGACCGCAGGACGGCGACATCCTGATCTCGCTGTCGCGCGATCACGCGCCGACCGCCGACTACGTGCACACGCTGCGCGAACGCCTGCCGCGCGCCTATCCGGGCACCACGTTCTCGTTCCTGCCCGCCGACATCGTCAGCCAGATCCTCAACTTCGGCGCACCGGCCCCGGTCGACCTGCAGGTGGCCGGCCCCAACCAGCAGGCCAATCTCGCTTATGCGCACGAGCTGTACCGCAAGCTGCGCCTGATCGCGGGGGTCGCCGACCCGCGCATCCAGCAGGCCAGCACCTATCCGCAGTTCACGGTGACGGTCGACCGCACGCGCGCCGACCAGCTCGGCATCACCGAGCAGGACGTGACGAACTCGGTGGTCGCGACGCTCGCCGGCACCAGCCAGGTCGACCCGACCTACTGGCTCAACCCGCGCAACGGCGTGTCCTATCCGATCGTCGCGCAAACGCCGCAGTACCGCATGACCACGCTGTCGGCGCTGCAGAACCTGCCGGTCACCGGCGCGAACGGCCAGTCCCAGTTGCTGGGCGGCCTGGCCACGATCACGCGCGGGGTCGGCAACGCGGTGGTGTCGCACTACAACATCGAGCCGCTGTTCGACATCTACGCGACCACCCAGGGTCGCGACCTCGGCGCGGTCGCGACCGACATCGACGATATCGTCAAGGCCACCGCGAAGGATCTGCCCAAGGGGTCGACCGTCACGCTGCGCGGCCAGGTGCAGACCATGAACGGCGCGTTCGCCGGCCTGCTGCTCGGCCTCGTCGGCGCGATCGTGCTGATCTACCTGCTGATCGTCGTGAACTTCCACTCGTGGGCCGACGCATTCGTGATCGTCTCGGCACTGCCGGCCGCGCTGGCCGGCATCGTCTGGATGCTGTTCACCACGCATACGCCGCTGTCGGTGCCGGCGCTGACCGGCGCGATCCTGTGCATGGGCGTGGCCACC
This is a stretch of genomic DNA from Burkholderia cenocepacia. It encodes these proteins:
- a CDS encoding efflux RND transporter permease subunit; the protein is MLKIVRLALTRPYTFVVLALLILIAGPLAAVRTPIDIFPDIRIPVISVVWNYAGLQPDDMSGRVITYYERTLGTTVNDVQHIESQSFRGYGIVKIFFQPTVDIRTATAQVTSISQTVLKQMPPGTTPPQILNYNASTVPVLQIALTSNTLDEQKLGDYAVNFIRPQLLSVPGVAIPTPYGGKTREVQIDLDPQALQSKGLSAQDVAHALAQQNQIIPAGTQKIGRFEYNIKLNNSPLSLDALNDLPIKSVGGTTIYIRDVAHVRDGYPPQGNIVRVDGHRAVLMSILKNGSASTLDIIAGVKAKLPLVEQTLPPGLKLVTMGDQSTFVNGAVSGVAREGIIAAALTSLMILLFLGSWRSTLIIAASIPLAVLSAIALLAATGETLNVMTLGGLALAVGILVDDATVTIENVNWHLEQGKDTRTAIVDGAKQIVMPALVSLLCICIVFVPMLMLDGISRFLFVPMAKAVIFSMVSSFVLSRTFVPMLAQYLLKPHASAGHASGELAAVMDPHAGHAGAHDVPPSRNPLVRFQRAFERRFESVRASYRILLGLALTRRKPFVVAFLCIVAASFLLAPSLGRNFFPTIDSGEIALHVRAPVGTRVEETAAELDRIENTIRGVIPPTQLREVIDNIGLPNSGINLTYNNSGTLGPQDGDILISLSRDHAPTADYVHTLRERLPRAYPGTTFSFLPADIVSQILNFGAPAPVDLQVAGPNQQANLAYAHELYRKLRLIAGVADPRIQQASTYPQFTVTVDRTRADQLGITEQDVTNSVVATLAGTSQVDPTYWLNPRNGVSYPIVAQTPQYRMTTLSALQNLPVTGANGQSQLLGGLATITRGVGNAVVSHYNIEPLFDIYATTQGRDLGAVATDIDDIVKATAKDLPKGSTVTLRGQVQTMNGAFAGLLLGLVGAIVLIYLLIVVNFHSWADAFVIVSALPAALAGIVWMLFTTHTPLSVPALTGAILCMGVATANAILVVSFARERLAETGNALASALEAGFTRFRPVLMTALAMIIGMAPMALGLGDGGEQNAPLGRAVIGGLACATIATLFFVPVVFSLVHRRDALKHDASRASSPSASGASHVH